The Callithrix jacchus isolate 240 chromosome X, calJac240_pri, whole genome shotgun sequence genome contains a region encoding:
- the LOC144581158 gene encoding testis-specific basic protein Y 1-like, with protein sequence MTVSTSSEPLSDVMTFELSKMAPKKRASVPPAKAGETQKRKSSSEMPKEGKRGKVGPGGRGGKKRAAGKKMAAVGAPEAGSGPAPPGPSQPPSQELPPCKVPVKEEPVGEPDPLSQETQLEEPLSDVMTVSTSSEPLSDVMTVSTSSDLPSDVMTVSASSLSSD encoded by the exons atgaccgtctccacctcgtcggagccactgagtgacgtgatgacctttgagttgagcaagatggcgccaaagaagagagcctcggtaccgccggccaaggccggggagacgcaaaagaggaagtcctcttctgag AtgcccaaggagggcaagagaggaaaagtaggtcctggagggagaggcgggaagaaacgtgccgctgggaaaaagatggcagccgtgggagcccctgaggcagggagcgggccagcaccacccgggcccagccagccgccgagccaggagcttcctccatgcaaagtgcctgtgaaggaggagccagtgggcgagcccgacccactgagccaggagacccagctggaggagccactgagtgacgtgatgaccgtctccacctcgtccgagccactgagtgacgtgatgaccgtctccacctcgtcggatctaccgagtgacgtgatgaccgtctccgcCTCGTCCCTCAGCAGCGACTAA